A segment of the Vespula pensylvanica isolate Volc-1 chromosome 9, ASM1446617v1, whole genome shotgun sequence genome:
CAggtaaacgtttaaaaaatattgaagtatttatatttttccatttattattttaaaaatatattcgtttattatttgttcatttaCTGAATTTATTACAGGGAGTTAAAggaaaaactttattttcaaacATGGCCTAAAATAGACACATCCCATTATCATGTCCATAAACCTTCATATATATTAGTACATGGATATTATAGCAACAGTGATGTCGATTGGATGCAAAATTTGACAAATGCAATTTTAAATAAGGTTCGtagataaaatatgtaaacttatgctttgtattaaatttagaaactaactgtatttattatatcaattcaTCAAATTTCTTAGAGAGATGCAAATGTGCTTTGTGTCGATTGGTCAAAAGGATCAAcaacaaattatattcaaGCTGCAGCAAATATTCGAATTGTTGGTGCAGAAATTACACggtaaaatatgttaatatatatatattgaacattaccatatatgtatatgatacaataaatttacatCTTTTATAGGGTTGTAaagcatttaattaattttcaaatggCTAATGCAgaagaatttcatttgataGGACATAGTCTAGGAGCTCACATAATGTCATATGTTGGGAAAAATATTACAGGAATAAGTCGGATCACAggtaattgaaaattttatatgataataataaattgtttttttaaagattatatttagattatatttttcaaaactatattaatatcattatttttattctttatttttaatgtatttctatattttatagctTTAGACCCAGCTCAACCTGGCTTTCAAGCAAAAGATCCGGCTGTACGAATAGATAAGAAAGATGCAAAACTTGttgatattatacatacagatGGTAAAGCATTTGTACCATTTTTAGGATTAGGCATGACTGTTAGTGTTGGTCATATCGATTTCTTTGTTAATGGTGGATTTGCTCAACCTAACTGCTTTCTTGATGACAAGCCTTTTATCAAATCAATTGCTGATATTCCAAAAATAACCCTTGATGGtaaaatttatgtacatatatatatatatatatataatagtatattttataataatatattttataattgatcGTCCTATTTTTAGTCCTTTATAATCTTGCTTCATGTAGCCATACAAGAGCACCTCGATACATGATAGCTGCTATTAATGGGCCTTGTAAGATGTGGGGATATCGTTACAATGCAAAATATAGTCATTTggaatattcaaattttataataaataaaacttgtaCAAAAGAATCATGCTCTTTAATGGGGCTTGATACGCAAAATTATTCTGCACGAGGCAATTTTGCAATGGAGACAAGTGGAAGTTATCCATTTTGCAGTAGgtcaacaaatataataatttttatatgtataataatcttaataagtttttaatgcataataatttttcagtTGAAGATAAGAAATCTGATAttcaaatggaaaatattgataatgctgatgcaaaaaattaatataaacataaaaagaataacacatacatatatatattaaacaattaatttctattatagatatttaactattatctattatataaacataccgCTTGTATATGATATCATTGGACGGTTCTCtacaatgtaaaatatatccaATTAATGACAgtgttatttttatgttacactctaacatatatttttcaaaaatcacttttataatatatattattatatattatatataagataaattatttttttagtgtATTTGTCAAAAGATCCTCCATATTGgtggacgaagaaaaataatttctaacatAACCGCTAGAATCGTTGTTATCGTcttccatattttttataaaaaatgatttaacaaCTTCCTATTTCCTAcatataaaatcgatgaaaatctaTTTgacttattttaatatttatacgaaatattgaattaatattaaatcgtctttttaaatctttccaaGGTCTACAGTGATTGGTTAGTTCTATCCTGTTTAAACCAATCATAAGCAATCCGTTCGAAGGTGAATATAATGATACAAGTTAGAAAATTACcgtgagaaaataaatctGATGTACGATGTAATACATT
Coding sequences within it:
- the LOC122631671 gene encoding inactive pancreatic lipase-related protein 1-like, with protein sequence MDKSKVILFICGLVIWNLPGSLLSNTKQCYDELGCFDNGYPWNWLLRPFPSPQSPEKVNTTFYIINRELKEKLYFQTWPKIDTSHYHVHKPSYILVHGYYSNSDVDWMQNLTNAILNKRDANVLCVDWSKGSTTNYIQAAANIRIVGAEITRVVKHLINFQMANAEEFHLIGHSLGAHIMSYVGKNITGISRITALDPAQPGFQAKDPAVRIDKKDAKLVDIIHTDGKAFVPFLGLGMTVSVGHIDFFVNGGFAQPNCFLDDKPFIKSIADIPKITLDVLYNLASCSHTRAPRYMIAAINGPCKMWGYRYNAKYSHLEYSNFIINKTCTKESCSLMGLDTQNYSARGNFAMETSGSYPFCIEDKKSDIQMENIDNADAKN